One genomic segment of Alphaproteobacteria bacterium LSUCC0719 includes these proteins:
- a CDS encoding rhodanese-like domain-containing protein, with amino-acid sequence MKHAQDYLAEANAAVPRISAEDGVAIHQQGTAVFIDVRDSGDVAKTGTIAGALRIPRGFIEFAADDTTSFHNPALQKDSEILLVCAAGGQAALAGKTLTEMGYQNVTNVGGISDWIAAGGETES; translated from the coding sequence ATGAAACACGCACAAGATTATCTCGCCGAGGCAAATGCAGCGGTTCCGCGGATCAGCGCCGAAGACGGTGTGGCGATCCATCAGCAGGGCACCGCCGTCTTTATCGACGTTCGCGACAGCGGCGATGTCGCCAAAACCGGCACCATTGCCGGCGCGTTGCGGATCCCCCGCGGCTTTATCGAATTCGCCGCCGACGACACAACCAGTTTCCACAATCCCGCGCTGCAGAAGGACAGTGAAATCCTTCTTGTCTGCGCGGCCGGTGGTCAGGCGGCGCTTGCCGGCAAGACATTGACCGAGATGGGCTATCAGAACGTGACCAATGTCGGCGGCATCTCGGATTGGATCGCGGCTGGCGGAGAGACGGAGTCATGA